A genomic region of Micromonospora sp. NBRC 110009 contains the following coding sequences:
- the nhaA gene encoding Na+/H+ antiporter NhaA encodes MTETKTSGRTISKRNLAAPLRAFLRTESGSAGVLVAAIVAALLWANIDRGSYEAVWRTQLSLRLGHLELSRDLHTWINSGLMTLFFLVVGLEARREFDLGDLRDRRRFVLPSVAGVIGMLIPVLIFLVINHGGPGAHGWGVAMSTDTALALGLLALLGRGVPDRVRIFLLTVFVVDDLIALIVIALVYSDDIKMMPIVVAVAAFAVMLAIRAAGVRRGSAYVPVAIVIWGALLVSGVDPVVAGLAIGLTAFAYSPGRAELEQVSGLFRSFREQPTPKLARTASIGLANTLSPNDRLQRIYHPWSSYVIVPLFGLANAGISIDGPFLAQAFTSPVTWGVLLGYVVGKPLAVIGTSAGLTWISHGRIRPAVGRAGVLGSGTIAGVSFTVSLLIASLAFTGDQLAEAKVGVLSAAIVSSALTWTAFRVTNMLPKDKRTRALFGDMTELIDLIPEVDEKQDHVRGPAGASVTLVQYGDFQCPYCGKAEPAVRQLLGHADLRFVWRHLPLSDVHPEARLAAEAAEAAAAQGKFWQMHDLLLDHQDKLHITDLLKYAGDLGLDQKRFHDDLISHAHAGRIESDIDSADNSGVSGTPTFFINGRRHYGAYDVATLTAAIRMARARARLGREAPATLK; translated from the coding sequence GTGACCGAAACCAAGACAAGCGGCCGAACGATCTCGAAGCGGAATCTGGCGGCACCGCTGCGAGCCTTTCTGCGAACTGAGTCCGGCAGCGCCGGCGTGCTCGTGGCCGCCATCGTCGCCGCACTGCTCTGGGCCAACATCGACCGCGGCTCCTACGAAGCCGTCTGGCGCACCCAACTGTCCCTACGCCTCGGGCACCTCGAGCTCTCCCGCGACCTGCACACCTGGATCAACAGCGGCTTGATGACGCTGTTCTTCCTGGTCGTCGGCCTTGAGGCGCGGCGCGAGTTCGACCTCGGCGACCTGCGCGACCGGCGACGTTTCGTGCTGCCCAGCGTGGCCGGCGTGATCGGCATGCTTATCCCGGTGCTGATCTTCCTGGTGATCAACCATGGCGGGCCGGGCGCGCATGGCTGGGGCGTGGCCATGTCGACCGACACCGCCCTCGCGTTGGGCCTGCTGGCACTACTCGGTCGCGGCGTGCCCGACCGGGTCCGGATCTTCCTGCTCACCGTGTTCGTGGTCGACGACTTGATCGCACTCATCGTCATCGCCCTGGTCTACAGCGACGACATCAAGATGATGCCCATCGTGGTGGCCGTAGCGGCGTTCGCGGTCATGCTGGCCATCCGCGCAGCCGGCGTCCGACGTGGCTCGGCGTACGTGCCGGTCGCCATCGTGATATGGGGCGCGCTGCTGGTCAGCGGAGTCGACCCGGTGGTGGCCGGACTGGCCATCGGGTTGACCGCGTTTGCTTACTCTCCCGGCCGAGCTGAGCTCGAGCAGGTCAGCGGGCTGTTCCGGTCGTTCCGTGAGCAGCCGACGCCCAAGCTCGCGCGTACGGCTTCGATCGGTCTCGCGAATACGCTATCGCCCAACGACCGCCTTCAACGCATCTACCACCCTTGGTCCAGCTACGTCATCGTGCCGCTGTTCGGCCTGGCCAACGCTGGCATCAGCATCGACGGTCCGTTCCTGGCCCAAGCGTTCACGTCGCCTGTCACCTGGGGCGTGCTGCTCGGGTATGTCGTCGGCAAGCCGCTCGCCGTGATCGGCACCTCGGCCGGGCTCACCTGGATCTCACACGGCCGCATCCGTCCGGCCGTGGGGCGGGCGGGCGTGCTCGGCAGCGGCACGATCGCCGGTGTCAGCTTCACGGTGTCGCTGCTGATCGCCAGCCTGGCCTTCACCGGCGACCAACTGGCCGAGGCCAAAGTCGGGGTGCTCAGCGCCGCGATCGTATCCTCAGCGCTGACCTGGACCGCGTTCCGCGTCACCAACATGCTGCCCAAGGACAAGCGCACCCGGGCGCTCTTCGGCGACATGACGGAGCTGATCGACCTCATCCCAGAGGTCGACGAGAAGCAGGACCACGTCCGCGGCCCAGCCGGTGCGTCGGTAACGCTGGTGCAGTACGGCGACTTCCAGTGCCCGTACTGCGGGAAGGCCGAGCCGGCCGTCCGGCAGTTGCTGGGCCACGCCGACCTGCGTTTCGTGTGGCGTCACCTGCCTCTGTCAGACGTGCACCCGGAAGCCCGGCTAGCAGCCGAGGCCGCCGAAGCAGCGGCCGCTCAGGGCAAGTTCTGGCAGATGCACGACCTGCTGCTCGACCATCAGGACAAGCTGCACATCACTGATCTTCTCAAATACGCCGGCGACCTCGGTCTGGATCAGAAACGCTTCCACGACGATCTGATAAGCCACGCCCATGCCGGCCGCATCGAAAGCGACATCGACTCGGCCGACAACAGCGGAGTGTCCGGCACCCCGACGTTCTTCATCAACGGCCGCCGCCACTACGGCGCCTACGACGTCGCGACCTTGACCGCCGCCATTCGTATGGCCCGAGCCCGGGCCCGCCTCGGCCGCGAGGCACCAGCGACCCTTAAATAG
- a CDS encoding radical SAM family protein has translation MSIAFLDGELQRSLEPGAPSTVARLITLRAMRDAGLTPTVFVAPILPEPTDSTEQIDVLIGALADAGAGNILPTPLYLMRGVRDLFFAWLAASIPNSSPRTPTATRTARARPVITATSSGHG, from the coding sequence ATGTCCATCGCCTTCCTCGACGGGGAACTGCAACGCTCGCTCGAACCCGGCGCACCGTCCACCGTGGCCCGGCTGATCACACTGCGAGCCATGCGCGATGCCGGCCTCACCCCCACCGTGTTCGTCGCGCCGATCCTGCCCGAACCGACGGACAGCACCGAGCAGATCGACGTGTTGATCGGCGCCCTGGCCGACGCAGGGGCAGGCAACATTCTCCCGACACCGCTGTACCTGATGCGCGGCGTCAGAGACCTGTTCTTCGCCTGGCTCGCCGCCAGCATCCCGAACAGCTCTCCACGTACGCCGACAGCTACGCGCACGGCTCGCGCACGCCCCGTCATTACCGCGACCTCGTCCGGGCACGGATGA
- a CDS encoding OsmC family protein, producing MKTDQDRVVASARAVLPATERRRTDMSTRGFTFVADEPHNGALGEGPTPTEYLLMALASCTAQTLRQYVDYKYDTAGDITVEIDYHEPEQEGAERYLQRTITLSEEPDPDDLKVMHDIAEKSPVTLLIQFAWSVRTEFVGPR from the coding sequence ATGAAAACCGATCAGGATCGTGTCGTCGCATCCGCCCGAGCTGTCCTTCCGGCCACTGAGCGCCGGCGCACGGACATGTCCACCCGCGGCTTCACGTTCGTCGCCGATGAACCGCACAACGGCGCACTCGGCGAAGGCCCGACGCCGACGGAGTACCTGTTGATGGCGCTCGCGTCGTGCACTGCGCAGACGCTGCGGCAGTACGTCGACTACAAGTACGACACCGCCGGTGATATCACCGTCGAGATCGACTACCACGAACCCGAGCAGGAAGGCGCAGAGCGTTACCTGCAGCGCACGATCACGCTGAGCGAAGAACCTGACCCCGACGACTTGAAGGTGATGCATGACATTGCCGAGAAGTCCCCGGTGACCCTGCTGATTCAGTTCGCCTGGAGCGTGAGGACCGAGTTCGTCGGGCCGCGCTGA
- a CDS encoding NADP-dependent oxidoreductase: MKAIVVTDEAAGTAGMTLAERPEPEATANDVLVEVHASGFTPGELTWPGTWTDRLGRDRTPSIPGHEVAGVVSALGYGTRGLSVGQRVFGLADWSRDGTLAEYVAIEARNLAPLPGDVDFTVGASLPISGLTAWQGLFVHGRFQAGQSVLVHGAAGGVGSMVTQLAKEAGAYVIGTGRAADRQTALDFGAQEFVDLGKDALEDVAGVDLVFDVIGGDIQKRSAGLVRAGGMLVTIAGPPEAQPADGLTVDFVVEADRAQLGEVVQRIRDGRLRTNIGKVATLDDAVAAFNPTDRIKGKTVIRVRS, encoded by the coding sequence ATGAAAGCGATTGTTGTGACGGACGAGGCCGCAGGAACGGCCGGGATGACGCTGGCGGAACGACCGGAGCCGGAGGCGACGGCAAACGACGTCCTCGTTGAGGTACATGCGTCGGGATTCACCCCGGGCGAGCTGACGTGGCCCGGGACCTGGACCGATCGACTCGGGCGGGACCGCACGCCGTCGATCCCCGGCCATGAGGTGGCTGGCGTGGTCAGCGCGCTCGGCTATGGCACGAGGGGTCTGTCGGTGGGACAGCGCGTGTTCGGCCTCGCGGACTGGAGTCGCGACGGCACCCTGGCCGAGTACGTGGCCATCGAGGCGCGAAACCTTGCGCCGCTGCCGGGCGATGTCGATTTCACGGTAGGGGCGAGCCTGCCGATCTCGGGCCTGACCGCGTGGCAGGGACTGTTCGTGCACGGCCGTTTCCAGGCGGGGCAGAGCGTCCTCGTACATGGTGCGGCCGGTGGAGTCGGCTCGATGGTGACCCAGCTCGCCAAAGAGGCCGGCGCCTACGTCATCGGCACTGGACGTGCCGCCGACCGCCAGACCGCGCTCGACTTCGGCGCGCAGGAGTTCGTCGACCTCGGCAAAGACGCCCTGGAAGACGTCGCCGGCGTCGATCTGGTTTTCGACGTGATCGGTGGCGACATCCAGAAGCGTTCTGCGGGTCTGGTCCGAGCCGGAGGAATGCTGGTGACCATTGCCGGCCCGCCCGAAGCACAGCCGGCGGACGGCCTGACGGTTGATTTCGTTGTCGAGGCCGATCGCGCGCAACTGGGTGAGGTCGTCCAGCGGATCAGGGATGGTCGGCTGCGGACGAACATCGGCAAGGTCGCGACCCTCGACGACGCCGTCGCCGCCTTCAACCCGACCGACCGGATCAAGGGAAAGACGGTCATCCGCGTTCGCTCGTAA